The Etheostoma cragini isolate CJK2018 chromosome 5, CSU_Ecrag_1.0, whole genome shotgun sequence genome contains a region encoding:
- the LOC117944643 gene encoding zinc finger protein 37-like isoform X5 gives MCSVQSMRRFVCDRLTAAAQEILGAFESKIEGYEAEIARQRRLLDAVLTPEIKLHRTELSLTPVHKVEQEEVQHQQSSSLVPQDPPPIKEEHGEMCISREQPQLAQQQETEASKLTPTCEGSVHSDQSHPLDPGQTEGTLNKDSQSSTSSNDLLSGSDRESSPAPGTDHQLLSHTSCVRDESHDLITCNHGSETPTRLNNKSNEENTKLATRTEEASIKKHNNEMPTSSGKREPMLNKKHHNKNTMLITSTETTPEKIGDGNAKSNEGSEPTPKKKPDSGKTTSAKSTELTLHSKDNNENTTSSEKPTLKENSKPTLNKKSQGGRPPSTGSVEPTPKKKTTSPTKVAPTPHKKCNDKTRGTRGTELTPNEKCNDDDDDDPTSKGNRESAPNNRSKEGRPTSPGRVEPSPNKNYNNEKTTSAKRTDPTANTKPNDGKATSTSSTKPAPNKRSKAGKPTSPGSVEPSPSKKSNKTTSAKSSDPTPNKNKTTASTSGTELTPNKKPNNGKTMSTRSMDSSPRKRPNDGSTASASSAETTPIKKPNKGSTTTNGSTDQTSKKRQKNEKTTSTRSAEQTQSEKSDIESTASSAGTVPPPTMKYRKTSGGTEDDKNPFKCDRCGKVTTNFKNYKFHMKSHTVEKKYKCDTCGIMFRESWDLNKHMIVHSVEKPFKCKVCGNGFNRRYNLDLHLRVHSGEKPYKCNTCDKSFSALVNMKKHMRIHTGEKPYTCSDCGKEFADSSSFKNHQRVHTGEKPFRCSFCKRRFATRTTLRRHTRTHTGEKPYTCDVCHKAFSYRTDLKGHMRRHTGEKPYKCNTCEEQFSTWTKLNKHKNVHTSDAQSSTA, from the exons ATGTGTTCAGTCCAAAGTATGAGACGGTTTGTCTGTGATCGGCTCACTGCGGCTGCTCAAGAAATATTGGGAGCCTTTGAAAGTAAAATAGAAGGTTATGAGGCAGAAATTGCTCGTCAACGCAGACTGTTGGATGCCGTTTTGACACCCGAGATAAAGTTACACCGGACAG AGCTTTCACTGACACCTGTCCATAAGGTAGAGCAGGAGGAGGTTCAGCATCAGCAAAGTTCCAGTTTGGTCCCACAAGATCCTCCACCAATTAAAGAAGAACACGGGGAAATGTGCATCAGTCGGGAACAACCACAGCTTGCACAACAACAGGAGACTGAAGCCTCTAAGTTGACTCCAACTTGTGAGGGAAGTGTACACAGTGACCAGTCTCACCCTTTGGACCCTGGTCAAACGGAGGGGACTCTGAATAAAGATTCTCAATCCAGCACCTCAAGCAACGATTTATTATCTGGATCTGACAGGGAGAGCTCTCCAGCACCCGGCACTGACCACCAACTCCTCTCCCACACCTCTTGTGTGAGAGATGAGAGCCACGATCTCATAACTTGCAACCATGGAAGTGAAACACCAACTAGACTTAACAATAAAAGCAATGAAGAGAACACAAAATTAGCTACAAGAACTGAGGAAGCATCAATTAAGAAACATAACAATGAGATGCCAACATCAAGTGGAAAAAGGGAGCCAATGCTTAATAAGAAACATCATAATAAGAACACAATGTTAATCACAAGTACTGAGACAACACCAGAAAAGATTGGTGATGGAAACGCAAAATCCAATGAAGGTTCTGAGCCAACACCAAAAAAGAAACCAGATAGTGGAAAAACAACATCAGCTAAAAGTACTGAGCTAACACTCCATAGTAAAGACAACAATGAGAACACAACATCGAGTGAGAAaccaacattaaaagaaaatagtaagcCAACACTAAATAAGAAAAGCCAAGGTGGGAGACCACCCTCAACTGGAAGTGTTGAACCAACACCCAAAAAGAAGACAACATCACCTACAAAGGTTGCACCAACACCCCATAAGAAATGCAACGATAAGACCAGAGGGACTAGAGGCACCGAGCTAACACCAAATGAGAAATGTAATGATGACGA TGATGATGACCCAACATCAAAGGGAAACCGTGAATCAGCACCAAATAATAGAAGCAAAGAAGGGAGACCAACTTCACCTGGAAGGGTTGAGCCATCACCAAATAAGAATTATAACAATGAGAAGACAACATCAGCTAAAAGAACTGATCCAACAGCAAATACGAAACCCAATGATGGGAAAGCAACATCAACTTCAAGTACTAAACCAGCACCAAATAAGAGAAGCAAAGCTGGGAAACCAACCTCACCTGGAAGTGTTGAGCCTTCACCAAGTAAGAAATCTAACAAGACAACAtcagctaaaagtagtgatccCACGCCAAATAAGAACAAGACCACAGCCTCAACCAGCGGCACAGAGTTAACACCAAATAAGAAACCTAACAATGGAAAAACAATGTCTACAAGAAGCATGGACTCCTCACCACGTAAGAGACCAAACGATGGGAGCACAGCATCGGCTTCAAGTGCTGAAACTACACCAATTAAGAAACCTAACAAGGGTAGCACAACAACAAATGGAAGTACTGACCAAACgtccaaaaaaagacaaaagaacgAGAAGACAACATCAACCAGAAGCGCAGAGCAAACACAAAGTGAGAAAAGTGACATTGAGAGCACAGCATCTAGTGCAGGTACTGTCCCGCCACCAACAATGAAATATAGGAAGACATCAGGCGGTACAGAGGATGACAAAAACCCTTTCAAATGTGACAGATGCGGTAAAGTGACGACTAAtttcaaaaactacaaattcCATATGAAATCCCACACTgttgaaaagaaatacaaatgcGACACGTGTGGGATAATGTTCAGGGAGAGTTGGGATTTGAATAAACACATGATAGTCCACTCTGTTGAAAAGCCTTTCAAATGCAAGGTTTGCGGAAATGGATTTAACCGGCGTTATAATCTCGACCTGCATCTTCGGGTTCACTCTGGGGAAAAGCCGTACAAATGCAACACCTGTGACAAAAGCTTCAGTGCATTAGTGAACATGAAGAAGCACATGAGAATTCACACAGGTGAGAAGCCGTACACATGCAGCGACTGCGGGAAGGAGTTTGCAGATTCGTCGTCTTTCAAAAATCATCAGCGGGTGCACACGGGGGAAAAGCCCTTCAGGTGTTCCTTTTGCAAGAGAAGATTTGCTACCAGAACGACGTTGAGAAGGCACACCAGaacacacacaggtgaaaaGCCATACACGTGCGATGTGTGTCACAAGGCGTTTAGTTATAGGACAGACCTGAAAGGACACATGAGGAGACATACTGGGGAGAAGCCTTACAAATGCAATACTTGTGAAGAACAGTTCTCCACTTGGACAAAACTCAACAAACACAAGAATGTACACACAAGTGATGCACAAAGCTCCACTGCTTAA
- the LOC117944643 gene encoding zinc finger protein 37-like isoform X3 — protein sequence MCSVQSMRRFVCDRLTAAAQEILGAFESKIEGYEAEIARQRRLLDAVLTPEIKLHRTELSLTPVHKVEQEEVQHQQSSSLVPQDPPPIKEEHGEMCISREQPQLAQQQETEASKLTPTCEGSVHSDQSHPLDPGQTEGTLNKDSQSSTSSNDLLSGSDRESSPAPGTDHQLLSHTSCVRDESHDLITCNHGSETPTRLNNKSNEENTKLATRTEEASIKKHNNEMPTSSGKREPMLNKKHHNKNTMLITSTETTPEKIGDGNAKSNEGSEPTPKKKPDSGKTTSAKSTELTLHSKDNNENTTSSEKPTLKENSKPTLNKKSQGGRPPSTGSVEPTPKKKTTSPTKVAPTPHKKCNDKTRGTRGTELTPNEKCNDDDPTSKGNSEPTPTTKSKDEIATSPGSVVPTLVSKKNDNGKTTLGKYTEPTPNRKCNDTNTTLTRGTELTPNDQCNDEDPTSKGNRESAPNNRSKEGRPTSPGRVEPSPNKNYNNEKTTSAKRTDPTANTKPNDGKATSTSSTKPAPNKRSKAGKPTSPGSVEPSPSKKSNKTTSAKSSDPTPNKNKTTASTSGTELTPNKKPNNGKTMSTRSMDSSPRKRPNDGSTASASSAETTPIKKPNKGSTTTNGSTDQTSKKRQKNEKTTSTRSAEQTQSEKSDIESTASSAGTVPPPTMKYRKTSGGTEDDKNPFKCDRCGKVTTNFKNYKFHMKSHTVEKKYKCDTCGIMFRESWDLNKHMIVHSVEKPFKCKVCGNGFNRRYNLDLHLRVHSGEKPYKCNTCDKSFSALVNMKKHMRIHTGEKPYTCSDCGKEFADSSSFKNHQRVHTGEKPFRCSFCKRRFATRTTLRRHTRTHTGEKPYTCDVCHKAFSYRTDLKGHMRRHTGEKPYKCNTCEEQFSTWTKLNKHKNVHTSDAQSSTA from the exons ATGTGTTCAGTCCAAAGTATGAGACGGTTTGTCTGTGATCGGCTCACTGCGGCTGCTCAAGAAATATTGGGAGCCTTTGAAAGTAAAATAGAAGGTTATGAGGCAGAAATTGCTCGTCAACGCAGACTGTTGGATGCCGTTTTGACACCCGAGATAAAGTTACACCGGACAG AGCTTTCACTGACACCTGTCCATAAGGTAGAGCAGGAGGAGGTTCAGCATCAGCAAAGTTCCAGTTTGGTCCCACAAGATCCTCCACCAATTAAAGAAGAACACGGGGAAATGTGCATCAGTCGGGAACAACCACAGCTTGCACAACAACAGGAGACTGAAGCCTCTAAGTTGACTCCAACTTGTGAGGGAAGTGTACACAGTGACCAGTCTCACCCTTTGGACCCTGGTCAAACGGAGGGGACTCTGAATAAAGATTCTCAATCCAGCACCTCAAGCAACGATTTATTATCTGGATCTGACAGGGAGAGCTCTCCAGCACCCGGCACTGACCACCAACTCCTCTCCCACACCTCTTGTGTGAGAGATGAGAGCCACGATCTCATAACTTGCAACCATGGAAGTGAAACACCAACTAGACTTAACAATAAAAGCAATGAAGAGAACACAAAATTAGCTACAAGAACTGAGGAAGCATCAATTAAGAAACATAACAATGAGATGCCAACATCAAGTGGAAAAAGGGAGCCAATGCTTAATAAGAAACATCATAATAAGAACACAATGTTAATCACAAGTACTGAGACAACACCAGAAAAGATTGGTGATGGAAACGCAAAATCCAATGAAGGTTCTGAGCCAACACCAAAAAAGAAACCAGATAGTGGAAAAACAACATCAGCTAAAAGTACTGAGCTAACACTCCATAGTAAAGACAACAATGAGAACACAACATCGAGTGAGAAaccaacattaaaagaaaatagtaagcCAACACTAAATAAGAAAAGCCAAGGTGGGAGACCACCCTCAACTGGAAGTGTTGAACCAACACCCAAAAAGAAGACAACATCACCTACAAAGGTTGCACCAACACCCCATAAGAAATGCAACGATAAGACCAGAGGGACTAGAGGCACCGAGCTAACACCAAATGAGAAATGTAATGATGACGACCCAACATCCAAGGGAAACAGTGAGCCAACACCAACTACAAAAAGCAAAGATGAGATAGCCACCTCTCCTGGAAGTGTTGTGCCAACATTAGTAAGTAAGAAAAATGACAATGGGAAGACCACATTAGGTAAATATACTGAACCAACACCAAATAGGAAATGTAATGATACGAATACAACATTAACTAGAGGCACAGAGTTAACACCAAATGACCAATGTAATGATGAGGAC CCAACATCAAAGGGAAACCGTGAATCAGCACCAAATAATAGAAGCAAAGAAGGGAGACCAACTTCACCTGGAAGGGTTGAGCCATCACCAAATAAGAATTATAACAATGAGAAGACAACATCAGCTAAAAGAACTGATCCAACAGCAAATACGAAACCCAATGATGGGAAAGCAACATCAACTTCAAGTACTAAACCAGCACCAAATAAGAGAAGCAAAGCTGGGAAACCAACCTCACCTGGAAGTGTTGAGCCTTCACCAAGTAAGAAATCTAACAAGACAACAtcagctaaaagtagtgatccCACGCCAAATAAGAACAAGACCACAGCCTCAACCAGCGGCACAGAGTTAACACCAAATAAGAAACCTAACAATGGAAAAACAATGTCTACAAGAAGCATGGACTCCTCACCACGTAAGAGACCAAACGATGGGAGCACAGCATCGGCTTCAAGTGCTGAAACTACACCAATTAAGAAACCTAACAAGGGTAGCACAACAACAAATGGAAGTACTGACCAAACgtccaaaaaaagacaaaagaacgAGAAGACAACATCAACCAGAAGCGCAGAGCAAACACAAAGTGAGAAAAGTGACATTGAGAGCACAGCATCTAGTGCAGGTACTGTCCCGCCACCAACAATGAAATATAGGAAGACATCAGGCGGTACAGAGGATGACAAAAACCCTTTCAAATGTGACAGATGCGGTAAAGTGACGACTAAtttcaaaaactacaaattcCATATGAAATCCCACACTgttgaaaagaaatacaaatgcGACACGTGTGGGATAATGTTCAGGGAGAGTTGGGATTTGAATAAACACATGATAGTCCACTCTGTTGAAAAGCCTTTCAAATGCAAGGTTTGCGGAAATGGATTTAACCGGCGTTATAATCTCGACCTGCATCTTCGGGTTCACTCTGGGGAAAAGCCGTACAAATGCAACACCTGTGACAAAAGCTTCAGTGCATTAGTGAACATGAAGAAGCACATGAGAATTCACACAGGTGAGAAGCCGTACACATGCAGCGACTGCGGGAAGGAGTTTGCAGATTCGTCGTCTTTCAAAAATCATCAGCGGGTGCACACGGGGGAAAAGCCCTTCAGGTGTTCCTTTTGCAAGAGAAGATTTGCTACCAGAACGACGTTGAGAAGGCACACCAGaacacacacaggtgaaaaGCCATACACGTGCGATGTGTGTCACAAGGCGTTTAGTTATAGGACAGACCTGAAAGGACACATGAGGAGACATACTGGGGAGAAGCCTTACAAATGCAATACTTGTGAAGAACAGTTCTCCACTTGGACAAAACTCAACAAACACAAGAATGTACACACAAGTGATGCACAAAGCTCCACTGCTTAA
- the LOC117944643 gene encoding zinc finger protein 510-like isoform X2: MCSVQSMRRFVCDRLTAAAQEILGAFESKIEGYEAEIARQRRLLDAVLTPEIKLHRTELSLTPVHKVEQEEVQHQQSSSLVPQDPPPIKEEHGEMCISREQPQLAQQQETEASKLTPTCEGSVHSDQSHPLDPGQTEGTLNKDSQSSTSSNDLLSGSDRESSPAPGTDHQLLSHTSCVRDESHDLITCNHGSETPTRLNNKSNEENTKLATRTEEASIKKHNNEMPTSSGKREPMLNKKHHNKNTMLITSTETTPEKIGDGNAKSNEGSEPTPKKKPDSGKTTSAKSTELTLHSKDNNENTTSSEKPTLKENSKPTLNKKSQGGRPPSTGSVEPTPKKKTTSPTKVAPTPHKKCNDDDPTSKGNSEPTPTTKSKDEIATSPGSVVPTLVSKKNDNGKTTLGKYTEPTPNRKCNDTNTTLTRGTELTPNDQCNDEDMTFNEGTELIPNEDCDDDPTSKGNRESAPNNRSKEGRPTSPGRVEPSPNKNYNNEKTTSAKRTDPTANTKPNDGKATSTSSTKPAPNKRSKAGKPTSPGSVEPSPSKKSNKTTSAKSSDPTPNKNKTTASTSGTELTPNKKPNNGKTMSTRSMDSSPRKRPNDGSTASASSAETTPIKKPNKGSTTTNGSTDQTSKKRQKNEKTTSTRSAEQTQSEKSDIESTASSAGTVPPPTMKYRKTSGGTEDDKNPFKCDRCGKVTTNFKNYKFHMKSHTVEKKYKCDTCGIMFRESWDLNKHMIVHSVEKPFKCKVCGNGFNRRYNLDLHLRVHSGEKPYKCNTCDKSFSALVNMKKHMRIHTGEKPYTCSDCGKEFADSSSFKNHQRVHTGEKPFRCSFCKRRFATRTTLRRHTRTHTGEKPYTCDVCHKAFSYRTDLKGHMRRHTGEKPYKCNTCEEQFSTWTKLNKHKNVHTSDAQSSTA, from the exons ATGTGTTCAGTCCAAAGTATGAGACGGTTTGTCTGTGATCGGCTCACTGCGGCTGCTCAAGAAATATTGGGAGCCTTTGAAAGTAAAATAGAAGGTTATGAGGCAGAAATTGCTCGTCAACGCAGACTGTTGGATGCCGTTTTGACACCCGAGATAAAGTTACACCGGACAG AGCTTTCACTGACACCTGTCCATAAGGTAGAGCAGGAGGAGGTTCAGCATCAGCAAAGTTCCAGTTTGGTCCCACAAGATCCTCCACCAATTAAAGAAGAACACGGGGAAATGTGCATCAGTCGGGAACAACCACAGCTTGCACAACAACAGGAGACTGAAGCCTCTAAGTTGACTCCAACTTGTGAGGGAAGTGTACACAGTGACCAGTCTCACCCTTTGGACCCTGGTCAAACGGAGGGGACTCTGAATAAAGATTCTCAATCCAGCACCTCAAGCAACGATTTATTATCTGGATCTGACAGGGAGAGCTCTCCAGCACCCGGCACTGACCACCAACTCCTCTCCCACACCTCTTGTGTGAGAGATGAGAGCCACGATCTCATAACTTGCAACCATGGAAGTGAAACACCAACTAGACTTAACAATAAAAGCAATGAAGAGAACACAAAATTAGCTACAAGAACTGAGGAAGCATCAATTAAGAAACATAACAATGAGATGCCAACATCAAGTGGAAAAAGGGAGCCAATGCTTAATAAGAAACATCATAATAAGAACACAATGTTAATCACAAGTACTGAGACAACACCAGAAAAGATTGGTGATGGAAACGCAAAATCCAATGAAGGTTCTGAGCCAACACCAAAAAAGAAACCAGATAGTGGAAAAACAACATCAGCTAAAAGTACTGAGCTAACACTCCATAGTAAAGACAACAATGAGAACACAACATCGAGTGAGAAaccaacattaaaagaaaatagtaagcCAACACTAAATAAGAAAAGCCAAGGTGGGAGACCACCCTCAACTGGAAGTGTTGAACCAACACCCAAAAAGAAGACAACATCACCTACAAAGGTTGCACCAACACCCCATAAGAA ATGTAATGATGACGACCCAACATCCAAGGGAAACAGTGAGCCAACACCAACTACAAAAAGCAAAGATGAGATAGCCACCTCTCCTGGAAGTGTTGTGCCAACATTAGTAAGTAAGAAAAATGACAATGGGAAGACCACATTAGGTAAATATACTGAACCAACACCAAATAGGAAATGTAATGATACGAATACAACATTAACTAGAGGCACAGAGTTAACACCAAATGACCAATGTAATGATGAGGACATGACCTTTAATGAAGGTACTGAGCTAATTCCAAATGAGGACTGTGATGATGACCCAACATCAAAGGGAAACCGTGAATCAGCACCAAATAATAGAAGCAAAGAAGGGAGACCAACTTCACCTGGAAGGGTTGAGCCATCACCAAATAAGAATTATAACAATGAGAAGACAACATCAGCTAAAAGAACTGATCCAACAGCAAATACGAAACCCAATGATGGGAAAGCAACATCAACTTCAAGTACTAAACCAGCACCAAATAAGAGAAGCAAAGCTGGGAAACCAACCTCACCTGGAAGTGTTGAGCCTTCACCAAGTAAGAAATCTAACAAGACAACAtcagctaaaagtagtgatccCACGCCAAATAAGAACAAGACCACAGCCTCAACCAGCGGCACAGAGTTAACACCAAATAAGAAACCTAACAATGGAAAAACAATGTCTACAAGAAGCATGGACTCCTCACCACGTAAGAGACCAAACGATGGGAGCACAGCATCGGCTTCAAGTGCTGAAACTACACCAATTAAGAAACCTAACAAGGGTAGCACAACAACAAATGGAAGTACTGACCAAACgtccaaaaaaagacaaaagaacgAGAAGACAACATCAACCAGAAGCGCAGAGCAAACACAAAGTGAGAAAAGTGACATTGAGAGCACAGCATCTAGTGCAGGTACTGTCCCGCCACCAACAATGAAATATAGGAAGACATCAGGCGGTACAGAGGATGACAAAAACCCTTTCAAATGTGACAGATGCGGTAAAGTGACGACTAAtttcaaaaactacaaattcCATATGAAATCCCACACTgttgaaaagaaatacaaatgcGACACGTGTGGGATAATGTTCAGGGAGAGTTGGGATTTGAATAAACACATGATAGTCCACTCTGTTGAAAAGCCTTTCAAATGCAAGGTTTGCGGAAATGGATTTAACCGGCGTTATAATCTCGACCTGCATCTTCGGGTTCACTCTGGGGAAAAGCCGTACAAATGCAACACCTGTGACAAAAGCTTCAGTGCATTAGTGAACATGAAGAAGCACATGAGAATTCACACAGGTGAGAAGCCGTACACATGCAGCGACTGCGGGAAGGAGTTTGCAGATTCGTCGTCTTTCAAAAATCATCAGCGGGTGCACACGGGGGAAAAGCCCTTCAGGTGTTCCTTTTGCAAGAGAAGATTTGCTACCAGAACGACGTTGAGAAGGCACACCAGaacacacacaggtgaaaaGCCATACACGTGCGATGTGTGTCACAAGGCGTTTAGTTATAGGACAGACCTGAAAGGACACATGAGGAGACATACTGGGGAGAAGCCTTACAAATGCAATACTTGTGAAGAACAGTTCTCCACTTGGACAAAACTCAACAAACACAAGAATGTACACACAAGTGATGCACAAAGCTCCACTGCTTAA
- the LOC117944643 gene encoding zinc finger protein 845-like isoform X4 — MCSVQSMRRFVCDRLTAAAQEILGAFESKIEGYEAEIARQRRLLDAVLTPEIKLHRTELSLTPVHKVEQEEVQHQQSSSLVPQDPPPIKEEHGEMCISREQPQLAQQQETEASKLTPTCEGSVHSDQSHPLDPGQTEGTLNKDSQSSTSSNDLLSGSDRESSPAPGTDHQLLSHTSCVRDESHDLITCNHGSETPTRLNNKSNEENTKLATRTEEASIKKHNNEMPTSSGKREPMLNKKHHNKNTMLITSTETTPEKIGDGNAKSNEGSEPTPKKKPDSGKTTSAKSTELTLHSKDNNENTTSSEKPTLKENSKPTLNKKSQGGRPPSTGSVEPTPKKKTTSPTKVAPTPHKKCNDKTRGTRGTELTPNEKCNDDDPTSKGNSEPTPTTKSKDEIATSPGSVVPTLVSKKNDNGKTTLGKYTEPTPNRKCNDTNTTLTRGTELTPNDQCNDEDMTFNEGTELIPNEDCDDDPTSKGNREPAPNKRSKAGKPTSPGSVEPSPSKKSNKTTSAKSSDPTPNKNKTTASTSGTELTPNKKPNNGKTMSTRSMDSSPRKRPNDGSTASASSAETTPIKKPNKGSTTTNGSTDQTSKKRQKNEKTTSTRSAEQTQSEKSDIESTASSAGTVPPPTMKYRKTSGGTEDDKNPFKCDRCGKVTTNFKNYKFHMKSHTVEKKYKCDTCGIMFRESWDLNKHMIVHSVEKPFKCKVCGNGFNRRYNLDLHLRVHSGEKPYKCNTCDKSFSALVNMKKHMRIHTGEKPYTCSDCGKEFADSSSFKNHQRVHTGEKPFRCSFCKRRFATRTTLRRHTRTHTGEKPYTCDVCHKAFSYRTDLKGHMRRHTGEKPYKCNTCEEQFSTWTKLNKHKNVHTSDAQSSTA; from the exons ATGTGTTCAGTCCAAAGTATGAGACGGTTTGTCTGTGATCGGCTCACTGCGGCTGCTCAAGAAATATTGGGAGCCTTTGAAAGTAAAATAGAAGGTTATGAGGCAGAAATTGCTCGTCAACGCAGACTGTTGGATGCCGTTTTGACACCCGAGATAAAGTTACACCGGACAG AGCTTTCACTGACACCTGTCCATAAGGTAGAGCAGGAGGAGGTTCAGCATCAGCAAAGTTCCAGTTTGGTCCCACAAGATCCTCCACCAATTAAAGAAGAACACGGGGAAATGTGCATCAGTCGGGAACAACCACAGCTTGCACAACAACAGGAGACTGAAGCCTCTAAGTTGACTCCAACTTGTGAGGGAAGTGTACACAGTGACCAGTCTCACCCTTTGGACCCTGGTCAAACGGAGGGGACTCTGAATAAAGATTCTCAATCCAGCACCTCAAGCAACGATTTATTATCTGGATCTGACAGGGAGAGCTCTCCAGCACCCGGCACTGACCACCAACTCCTCTCCCACACCTCTTGTGTGAGAGATGAGAGCCACGATCTCATAACTTGCAACCATGGAAGTGAAACACCAACTAGACTTAACAATAAAAGCAATGAAGAGAACACAAAATTAGCTACAAGAACTGAGGAAGCATCAATTAAGAAACATAACAATGAGATGCCAACATCAAGTGGAAAAAGGGAGCCAATGCTTAATAAGAAACATCATAATAAGAACACAATGTTAATCACAAGTACTGAGACAACACCAGAAAAGATTGGTGATGGAAACGCAAAATCCAATGAAGGTTCTGAGCCAACACCAAAAAAGAAACCAGATAGTGGAAAAACAACATCAGCTAAAAGTACTGAGCTAACACTCCATAGTAAAGACAACAATGAGAACACAACATCGAGTGAGAAaccaacattaaaagaaaatagtaagcCAACACTAAATAAGAAAAGCCAAGGTGGGAGACCACCCTCAACTGGAAGTGTTGAACCAACACCCAAAAAGAAGACAACATCACCTACAAAGGTTGCACCAACACCCCATAAGAAATGCAACGATAAGACCAGAGGGACTAGAGGCACCGAGCTAACACCAAATGAGAAATGTAATGATGACGACCCAACATCCAAGGGAAACAGTGAGCCAACACCAACTACAAAAAGCAAAGATGAGATAGCCACCTCTCCTGGAAGTGTTGTGCCAACATTAGTAAGTAAGAAAAATGACAATGGGAAGACCACATTAGGTAAATATACTGAACCAACACCAAATAGGAAATGTAATGATACGAATACAACATTAACTAGAGGCACAGAGTTAACACCAAATGACCAATGTAATGATGAGGACATGACCTTTAATGAAGGTACTGAGCTAATTCCAAATGAGGACTGTGATGATGACCCAACATCAAAGGGAAACCGTGA ACCAGCACCAAATAAGAGAAGCAAAGCTGGGAAACCAACCTCACCTGGAAGTGTTGAGCCTTCACCAAGTAAGAAATCTAACAAGACAACAtcagctaaaagtagtgatccCACGCCAAATAAGAACAAGACCACAGCCTCAACCAGCGGCACAGAGTTAACACCAAATAAGAAACCTAACAATGGAAAAACAATGTCTACAAGAAGCATGGACTCCTCACCACGTAAGAGACCAAACGATGGGAGCACAGCATCGGCTTCAAGTGCTGAAACTACACCAATTAAGAAACCTAACAAGGGTAGCACAACAACAAATGGAAGTACTGACCAAACgtccaaaaaaagacaaaagaacgAGAAGACAACATCAACCAGAAGCGCAGAGCAAACACAAAGTGAGAAAAGTGACATTGAGAGCACAGCATCTAGTGCAGGTACTGTCCCGCCACCAACAATGAAATATAGGAAGACATCAGGCGGTACAGAGGATGACAAAAACCCTTTCAAATGTGACAGATGCGGTAAAGTGACGACTAAtttcaaaaactacaaattcCATATGAAATCCCACACTgttgaaaagaaatacaaatgcGACACGTGTGGGATAATGTTCAGGGAGAGTTGGGATTTGAATAAACACATGATAGTCCACTCTGTTGAAAAGCCTTTCAAATGCAAGGTTTGCGGAAATGGATTTAACCGGCGTTATAATCTCGACCTGCATCTTCGGGTTCACTCTGGGGAAAAGCCGTACAAATGCAACACCTGTGACAAAAGCTTCAGTGCATTAGTGAACATGAAGAAGCACATGAGAATTCACACAGGTGAGAAGCCGTACACATGCAGCGACTGCGGGAAGGAGTTTGCAGATTCGTCGTCTTTCAAAAATCATCAGCGGGTGCACACGGGGGAAAAGCCCTTCAGGTGTTCCTTTTGCAAGAGAAGATTTGCTACCAGAACGACGTTGAGAAGGCACACCAGaacacacacaggtgaaaaGCCATACACGTGCGATGTGTGTCACAAGGCGTTTAGTTATAGGACAGACCTGAAAGGACACATGAGGAGACATACTGGGGAGAAGCCTTACAAATGCAATACTTGTGAAGAACAGTTCTCCACTTGGACAAAACTCAACAAACACAAGAATGTACACACAAGTGATGCACAAAGCTCCACTGCTTAA